Proteins from one Candidatus Coatesbacteria bacterium genomic window:
- a CDS encoding GWxTD domain-containing protein, with product MKHHIRLFVILSILAALPAAADFGPVANDEGLEFQLDSCQFLGNSGTLVELYLQVPNRGLEFLAEDPLEGPWWATYVVKLELLDDAGQVIYRDTWSNDIQAVAEEQTVREGSFSLDVVRLDMDPGLYEVRLTLGDPNSEDMATGTALLPLEVADLSTAALSPLQVSSNIRLVDTENFTTVPIGRAGLYLDEVPSEAVGPAGAFSANDEFIKLDKFVAPLPSRTKTGSQQDLLYFYGELYTSGEYSLAYEVYNAPGSLLSDGETAVDADGMNSYAVAVDTAGWSDGEYRLEIELRDASEAVLAESGRDFTIGVGAETVEVVADSGEPMTDEELRRFIREVGFIASERELNDLTGAPADKRWLLVERFWAKRDPDPATPTNEFKIEYYNRLAYVRDHYGRGYGDGLDSDRGRVYMIYGPPDEVEDTPLGSGMIADRPTESGISELEAELDVSGTKGVSAGETSDMDTSAGGELSSNILDLEKPHLLWIYYRSGGESQMMKFLFEDRTGYGDYDIVWSTERGQY from the coding sequence CGAGCTCTACCTGCAGGTGCCCAACCGCGGGTTGGAGTTCCTGGCCGAGGACCCCCTAGAGGGTCCCTGGTGGGCCACCTACGTGGTCAAGCTCGAGCTGCTCGACGACGCCGGCCAGGTCATCTATCGTGACACCTGGTCCAACGACATCCAGGCCGTCGCCGAGGAGCAGACCGTCCGCGAGGGCTCCTTTTCCCTCGACGTCGTCCGCCTCGACATGGACCCCGGTCTCTACGAGGTCCGGCTGACCCTGGGCGATCCCAACAGCGAGGACATGGCGACGGGCACGGCCCTGTTACCCCTCGAGGTCGCTGATCTGTCCACCGCCGCCCTCAGCCCGCTCCAGGTCAGCTCCAACATCCGCCTCGTCGACACCGAGAATTTCACCACCGTGCCCATCGGTCGAGCCGGCCTGTACCTCGACGAAGTCCCCAGCGAGGCCGTCGGCCCGGCCGGTGCCTTCAGCGCCAACGACGAGTTCATCAAGCTGGACAAGTTCGTCGCCCCGTTGCCCAGTCGCACCAAGACCGGCAGCCAGCAGGATCTCCTCTACTTCTACGGCGAGCTCTACACCAGCGGCGAGTACAGCCTGGCCTATGAGGTCTACAACGCGCCCGGCTCCCTGCTGTCCGACGGCGAAACGGCCGTCGACGCCGACGGGATGAACAGCTACGCCGTGGCCGTCGACACCGCGGGCTGGAGCGACGGCGAATACCGCCTGGAGATCGAGCTGCGCGACGCTTCCGAAGCCGTGCTGGCCGAGAGCGGCCGCGACTTTACCATCGGCGTCGGCGCGGAGACCGTCGAGGTCGTCGCCGACAGCGGCGAGCCGATGACCGACGAGGAGCTGCGGCGTTTCATCCGCGAGGTCGGCTTCATCGCCTCGGAGCGTGAACTCAACGACCTGACCGGCGCCCCGGCCGACAAGCGCTGGCTGCTGGTCGAACGCTTCTGGGCCAAGCGCGATCCCGATCCCGCCACCCCGACCAACGAGTTCAAAATCGAATACTACAACCGACTGGCCTACGTCCGCGATCATTACGGCCGCGGTTACGGCGACGGCCTCGACAGCGACCGGGGGCGCGTCTACATGATCTACGGACCCCCCGACGAGGTCGAGGACACCCCGTTGGGTTCGGGGATGATCGCCGACCGCCCGACGGAGTCCGGCATCAGTGAGCTGGAAGCCGAACTCGACGTCTCCGGCACCAAAGGCGTAAGCGCCGGCGAGACCTCGGATATGGACACCAGCGCCGGCGGCGAGCTCTCCAGCAACATCCTAGATCTGGAAAAACCGCACCTGTTGTGGATCTACTACCGCAGCGGCGGTGAAAGCCAGATGATGAAATTTTTGTTCGAAGATCGTACCGGTTACGGCGATTACGATATCGTCTGGTCGACGGAGCGTGGTCAGTACTAG